The genomic interval AATACCAAATATATCAGTAGTGTAGCATCACGGGGGATGGGCATGTGGCTTGTTGTTCTAGACGAAAAAGGGGATCTGGCAGGCTCCATTTCGCAGATGCCACGGCTCGATGTGCTCGATGAAATCATCACGGCGAACGGTGAGCGCTTTATCGGTGAAGCTTCGCATGTCGTGCTGGAACTCGATTTAAACGAAACGATTACGAGAAAAGCGTTAGCTTTGGCTAAAGAGAATAAAAAGCCGATTTATGGCATTCCGGGCAACCTTGAAGTTATTCGTAAAAACCTCGATATTTTAGCGGATATGGACTGTTTTATCTGCAATGATATCGAGGCTGGACGTTTACTGGACGTAAATTTTTCGAAGATTGACGTTGCGATGGTCGAACGAGAAATTGTCCGTTTCGTCACAGAGACCAAGTTGAAATCCATGGTTATTACACTCGGCAGCAGGGGATCTGTCTACTATGATGCTTCTTCTAAGGCAGTGGGACACCAGGGCGTGTTTCAGGTTAAGATGGTGGATTCTTCCGGCGCCGGTGACGCATTTTTCTCCGGTACGGTCATGGGCTTAATTCGCAAACTGCCTCTAGCTGAAAGCGTAATCTACGGCTCAAAGGTTGCCGCATGGACGATTGAAAGCCGGGAAAGCAATTGCCGCGATCTCAAAGCGCGCATGCAGACGGAGCAAATTTTCAAGAAATTGCGAGCCTGAAACAACGACTAAAATCGGTAAATATGATGAATATAATCATATAGTAAGTAGTCAAATGGACATAGAGTAGCGCAAGGGTTTTCTAATGATATTTGTATGATTATGGAAAACGTGAATAGGAATTCTAATTTATAATAATAAAAAGTGTGTGCCGCATTTTAATGCGACACACACTTTTTATTCGTTTCTTCGGCCTTTTCCAGAAAAATACGTTCCGAAGGATGAAAAATGAGTAGCTTACGTAAAGAAATCCGTTTGTCTGAGCGAAGCGAGTTAAGGATTTTAGTAAGCTGCTCATTTTTCAAGTGTTTTGGAGGATTTAGGACTAGACTTTTTGTTTCTTTTGTGTCAATGACAAAAGAAAAACTTTATTTGTGATTTCGCTTATCTTATAACAGGCAAAGTATACCCTCAAGAAGATTTAGGTTTGGAGATATTTTTGCAGGAAAAAGTACATGTGCGGAAGAAAATTATGAAGTATACATGTTTAGGTATAATGTTGGAAATAGGTTTCGTGTGGTCGTGAAAATAAAAAAGGGAAGAGGGATAGTATGAAAAAAAAGTTACAGAAAATCTTTATTTGTTTAGCTTTAGGGATGAGTTTTTGCACTGTAAATCAAGCATTTGCAAATAGTTTAGAACAGATTAATTCTACAGAAGAAAGTCATGTGATTGCGTATCCTGCTGATTATGACACGCGTTCGGAAGGCGCATCTGCTTATAATGGATTAGGCAATATTAAGCAATCGCTTTATTTTGCTGTGCAAGATTTTTATAATTTGCAGTCAACAGATTCATTAACGATTCTCCCTCATTATAAGACATATCAGCAGACAACAGAAATAACCTGTGGGCCT from Massilibacillus massiliensis carries:
- a CDS encoding carbohydrate kinase family protein; this encodes MDLNVTVIGTVFMDCKGSAEIGYNPVGRNVGSIEFVHGGVARNVAENLAGLALPTTFISSVDETGVGEEILQRLEVAGINTKYISSVASRGMGMWLVVLDEKGDLAGSISQMPRLDVLDEIITANGERFIGEASHVVLELDLNETITRKALALAKENKKPIYGIPGNLEVIRKNLDILADMDCFICNDIEAGRLLDVNFSKIDVAMVEREIVRFVTETKLKSMVITLGSRGSVYYDASSKAVGHQGVFQVKMVDSSGAGDAFFSGTVMGLIRKLPLAESVIYGSKVAAWTIESRESNCRDLKARMQTEQIFKKLRA